The Catenuloplanes niger genome includes a window with the following:
- a CDS encoding nuclear transport factor 2 family protein, giving the protein MTYTPTHDEVGALLDWFARYDSHARDNDIEAMADMALFPLMVMTDDSAGECVGQVWDRATFVAAMSMAGAGSATVDFDNRRSPVFLDADLAVVTTDSTMTIDGEISRTRYVDVMAKEHGEWRFKSMIQPGWGDMLRQHLGA; this is encoded by the coding sequence ATGACGTACACACCCACGCACGACGAGGTCGGCGCCCTGCTCGACTGGTTCGCCCGGTACGACTCGCACGCGCGCGACAACGACATCGAGGCCATGGCCGACATGGCGCTCTTCCCGCTGATGGTGATGACGGACGACTCCGCCGGTGAGTGCGTGGGGCAGGTGTGGGACCGGGCGACGTTCGTCGCGGCGATGAGCATGGCCGGCGCGGGCTCGGCCACGGTCGACTTCGACAACCGCCGCAGCCCGGTGTTCCTCGACGCCGATCTGGCCGTGGTCACGACGGACTCCACGATGACGATCGACGGCGAGATCAGCCGGACCCGCTACGTCGACGTCATGGCCAAGGAGCACGGCGAGTGGCGCTTCAAGAGCATGATCCAGCCCGGCTGGGGCGACATGCTGCGCCAGCACCTGGGCGCGTAG
- a CDS encoding RNA polymerase-binding protein RbpA, translating into MPNGSAIRGTRVGSSPMRPTERSEPAPRVPVTYWCGNGHTTELLLAAEAPAPEAWDCPRCGQPAGRDRENPPGPARPEPYKTHLAYVKERRSPEDGEAILAEALAAVRARRGER; encoded by the coding sequence GTGCCGAACGGCAGCGCTATCCGGGGCACCCGCGTGGGCTCCAGCCCCATGCGCCCCACCGAGAGAAGCGAACCGGCCCCGCGCGTCCCCGTCACCTACTGGTGCGGCAACGGCCACACGACCGAGCTGCTGCTCGCGGCCGAGGCCCCGGCGCCGGAGGCCTGGGACTGCCCGCGCTGCGGCCAGCCCGCCGGCCGCGACCGCGAGAACCCACCCGGTCCGGCGCGCCCGGAGCCGTACAAGACACATCTGGCCTATGTGAAGGAACGCCGGTCCCCTGAGGACGGCGAGGCCATCCTCGCGGAGGCGCTGGCGGCGGTGCGGGCGCGGCGCGGCGAGCGGTAA
- the secG gene encoding preprotein translocase subunit SecG has product MPMWFAYTLIVLLIITSAILTMLILLHRGKGGGMSSMFGGGVTSSLAGSSVAEKNLDRYTVLVGIVWFACIVGLGFWLKLAVDGA; this is encoded by the coding sequence ATGCCGATGTGGTTCGCCTACACGTTGATCGTGTTGCTGATCATCACGAGTGCCATCCTGACCATGCTCATCCTGCTTCACCGGGGCAAGGGCGGCGGCATGTCGAGCATGTTCGGCGGCGGCGTCACCTCCAGCCTGGCCGGATCGTCCGTGGCCGAGAAGAACCTCGACCGCTACACCGTTCTGGTCGGAATCGTGTGGTTCGCCTGCATCGTCGGGCTCGGTTTCTGGCTGAAACTCGCCGTCGACGGTGCCTGA
- the tpiA gene encoding triose-phosphate isomerase, whose protein sequence is MATSSRRPLMAGNWKMNLNHFEANLLVQKLAAGLTEKQLTDVETVVLPPFTDIRTVQTAVDGDKLLIGYGAQDISAHKSGAYTGEISGAMLAKLGCTYVVVGHSERREYHNESDALVNAKAKAALANELTPIFCLGEGLDVREAGGHIAHCADQLEAGLDGFTAAEVEKIVIAYEPVWAIGTGKTATPEDAQEVCGDIRARLAKKYGQETADKVRVLYGGSVKGNNVAQIMAQPDVDGALVGGASIDAEQFVQIVRFPEHVAR, encoded by the coding sequence ATGGCGACCTCGTCGCGCCGGCCGCTGATGGCCGGCAACTGGAAGATGAACCTCAACCACTTCGAGGCGAACCTTCTCGTCCAGAAGCTGGCCGCGGGCCTCACCGAGAAGCAGCTGACCGACGTGGAGACCGTGGTGCTCCCGCCGTTCACCGACATCCGCACGGTGCAGACCGCGGTCGACGGTGACAAGCTGCTGATCGGCTACGGCGCGCAGGACATCTCGGCGCACAAGTCGGGTGCCTACACCGGCGAGATCTCGGGCGCGATGCTCGCGAAGCTCGGCTGCACCTACGTGGTGGTCGGGCACTCCGAGCGCCGCGAGTACCACAACGAGTCGGACGCCCTGGTCAACGCGAAGGCCAAGGCCGCGCTGGCGAACGAGCTCACGCCGATCTTCTGCCTCGGCGAGGGCCTGGACGTCCGCGAGGCCGGTGGGCACATCGCCCACTGCGCCGACCAGCTCGAGGCCGGTCTCGACGGCTTCACCGCCGCCGAGGTCGAGAAGATCGTCATCGCGTACGAGCCGGTCTGGGCGATCGGCACCGGCAAGACCGCCACGCCGGAGGACGCGCAGGAGGTGTGCGGCGACATCCGCGCCCGCCTGGCGAAGAAGTACGGGCAGGAGACCGCGGACAAGGTCCGCGTGCTCTACGGCGGCTCCGTCAAGGGCAACAACGTCGCCCAGATCATGGCGCAGCCGGACGTGGACGGTGCGCTGGTCGGCGGCGCCAGCATCGACGCCGAGCAGTTCGTGCAGATCGTGCGTTTCCCGGAGCACGTCGCGCGCTGA
- a CDS encoding phosphoglycerate kinase: MKTLDDLLGEGVSGRRVLVRADLNVPFEKDSDPRVITDDGRIRAVLPTLVALRDAGARVIVMSHLGRPKGAPDPAFTLEPVAERLRELLGSAVVYAEDTVGPGAETAVAALEDGHVLLLENLRFNAGETSKDAAEREAFAAKLAAFADVYVGDGFGAVHRKHASVYDVPALLPHYAGGLVGREVEVLKKVSSPEKPYVVVLGGSKVSDKLAVIEALLPQVDRLLIGGGMCFTFLKAQGHEVGKSLLQEEMLDTCRDLLARGGDRIVLPVDVVAASEFSASAAHDVVPADGIPADRLGLDIGPASVQLFAEAIAGARTVFWNGPMGVFELAPFAAGTRGVAEAITKVDGFTVVGGGDSAAAVRTLGLDEAAFGHISTGGGASLEYLEGKTLPGIEALEK, from the coding sequence GTGAAGACTCTCGACGACCTGCTCGGCGAGGGTGTCTCGGGTCGGCGCGTGCTCGTGCGCGCCGACCTGAACGTCCCGTTCGAGAAGGACTCTGACCCCCGCGTCATCACCGACGACGGCCGGATCCGCGCGGTCCTCCCGACGCTGGTGGCGCTCCGTGACGCGGGCGCCCGCGTCATCGTCATGTCCCACCTCGGCCGCCCGAAGGGTGCGCCGGACCCGGCGTTCACCCTGGAGCCGGTCGCCGAGCGGCTTCGCGAGCTGCTCGGGTCCGCCGTGGTCTACGCGGAGGACACGGTCGGCCCCGGCGCCGAGACCGCGGTCGCCGCGCTGGAGGACGGCCACGTCCTCCTGCTCGAGAACCTGCGCTTCAACGCGGGCGAGACCAGCAAGGACGCCGCGGAGCGCGAGGCCTTCGCGGCCAAGCTCGCCGCGTTCGCGGACGTCTACGTGGGCGACGGCTTCGGTGCGGTGCACCGCAAGCACGCCAGCGTCTACGACGTGCCGGCCCTGCTTCCGCACTACGCCGGTGGCCTGGTCGGCCGCGAGGTCGAGGTGCTGAAGAAGGTCAGCTCCCCGGAGAAGCCGTACGTGGTGGTGCTCGGCGGCTCGAAGGTCAGCGACAAGCTGGCCGTGATCGAGGCGCTGCTGCCCCAGGTGGACCGGCTGCTCATCGGCGGCGGCATGTGCTTCACGTTCCTCAAGGCCCAGGGCCACGAGGTCGGGAAGTCGCTGCTCCAGGAGGAGATGCTGGACACCTGCCGCGACCTGCTCGCGCGCGGTGGCGACCGGATCGTGCTGCCGGTCGACGTGGTCGCGGCCTCGGAGTTCTCGGCGTCCGCCGCGCACGACGTCGTTCCCGCGGACGGGATTCCCGCCGACCGCCTGGGCCTCGACATCGGACCGGCGTCGGTCCAGCTCTTCGCCGAGGCCATCGCCGGTGCCCGGACCGTCTTCTGGAACGGCCCGATGGGCGTCTTCGAGCTGGCGCCGTTCGCGGCCGGCACCCGGGGCGTCGCCGAGGCGATCACCAAGGTCGACGGCTTCACCGTGGTCGGCGGCGGCGACTCGGCCGCGGCCGTGCGCACGCTCGGCCTGGACGAGGCCGCGTTCGGCCACATCTCCACCGGTGGCGGTGCCTCGCTGGAGTACCTCGAGGGCAAGACCCTTCCCGGTATCGAGGCTTTGGAGAAGTAA
- the gap gene encoding type I glyceraldehyde-3-phosphate dehydrogenase, protein MTIRVGINGFGRIGRNFFRAVLASGADVQIVGVNDLTDNKSLAHLLKYDSILGRLGHEVKATDTEITVGGNTFRASAERDPSKLAWDAVGADIVIESTGFFTDATKAKAHVEAGAKKVIISAPAKNEDVTVVMGVNHDKYDPASHTVISNASCTTNCLAPMAKAINDAIGIEHGLMTTIHAYTQDQNLQDGPHSDLRRARAAALNLVPTSTGAAKAIGLVMPELKGKLDGFAVRVPIPTGSATDLTFVASRETTVEEVNAAVKAAAEGALKGYLTYSEDPIVSSDIVTDPASCIFDAPLTKVIGGTQVKVVGWYDNEWGYSNRLVDLVKYVGASL, encoded by the coding sequence GTGACCATCCGGGTTGGTATCAACGGCTTCGGCCGGATCGGCCGTAACTTCTTCCGGGCGGTGCTCGCGTCCGGTGCCGACGTGCAGATCGTCGGTGTGAACGACCTGACCGACAACAAGTCGCTCGCCCACCTGCTGAAGTACGACAGCATCCTGGGCCGCCTGGGCCACGAGGTCAAGGCGACCGACACCGAGATCACCGTCGGTGGCAACACGTTCCGCGCGTCCGCCGAGCGTGACCCGAGCAAGCTCGCGTGGGACGCCGTCGGCGCCGACATCGTGATCGAGTCGACCGGCTTCTTCACGGACGCCACCAAGGCCAAGGCGCACGTCGAGGCCGGCGCCAAGAAGGTCATCATCTCCGCTCCGGCGAAGAACGAGGACGTCACGGTCGTCATGGGCGTGAACCACGACAAGTACGACCCGGCGTCGCACACCGTGATCTCGAACGCGTCCTGCACCACGAACTGCCTCGCGCCGATGGCCAAGGCGATCAACGACGCGATCGGCATCGAGCACGGCCTGATGACCACGATCCACGCGTACACCCAGGACCAGAACCTGCAGGACGGTCCGCACAGCGACCTCCGCCGGGCCCGCGCCGCCGCGCTGAACCTGGTCCCGACCTCGACCGGTGCCGCCAAGGCGATCGGCCTGGTCATGCCGGAGCTCAAGGGCAAGCTGGACGGCTTCGCGGTCCGCGTGCCGATCCCGACCGGCTCCGCCACCGACCTGACGTTCGTCGCCTCGCGCGAGACCACGGTCGAGGAGGTCAACGCCGCCGTCAAGGCCGCCGCCGAGGGCGCGCTCAAGGGCTACCTGACCTACTCCGAGGACCCGATCGTCTCGTCGGACATCGTCACCGACCCGGCGTCCTGCATCTTCGACGCGCCGCTGACCAAGGTCATCGGTGGCACGCAGGTCAAGGTCGTCGGCTGGTACGACAACGAGTGGGGCTACTCCAACCGCCTCGTCGACCTGGTCAAGTACGTCGGCGCCTCCCTGTAA
- the whiA gene encoding DNA-binding protein WhiA, translated as MAMTAAVKDELSRVEVAKPCCRRAEMTALLRFSGGLHIVSGRVVVEAELDTGVAARRLRREIAEVYGYSSETHVLASGGLRKGSHFIVRVVKDGEALARQTGLLDVRGWPVRGLPHHVISGNACCAVAAWRGAFMAHGSLTEPGRSCALEITCPGPESALALVGAARRIGITAKQREVRGVDRVVVKDGDAIAALLTRIGAHSSVLSWEERRVRREVRATANRLANFDDANLRRSARAAVAAAARVTRALEILSEDAPNHLTSAGHLRLQHRQASLEELGALADPPLTKDAIAGRIRRLLALADKRARDLGIPDTEAAVTPEMLAC; from the coding sequence ATGGCGATGACTGCGGCCGTCAAGGACGAGCTGAGCCGCGTGGAAGTGGCGAAGCCGTGCTGCCGGCGGGCCGAGATGACCGCGCTCCTGCGCTTCTCGGGCGGGTTGCACATCGTGTCCGGCCGGGTGGTCGTGGAGGCCGAGCTCGACACCGGCGTCGCGGCGCGGCGCCTCCGGCGGGAGATCGCCGAGGTGTACGGCTACTCCAGCGAGACCCACGTGCTCGCCTCCGGTGGCCTGCGCAAGGGCAGCCACTTCATCGTCCGGGTGGTCAAGGACGGCGAGGCGCTGGCCCGCCAGACCGGGCTGCTCGACGTGCGCGGCTGGCCGGTGCGCGGACTCCCGCATCACGTGATCTCCGGGAACGCGTGCTGCGCGGTCGCGGCCTGGCGCGGCGCGTTCATGGCGCACGGCTCGCTCACCGAGCCGGGGCGTTCCTGCGCGCTGGAGATCACCTGCCCCGGCCCGGAGTCGGCGCTGGCGCTGGTCGGCGCGGCCCGGCGGATCGGGATAACCGCCAAGCAGCGTGAGGTGCGCGGCGTGGACCGGGTGGTGGTCAAGGACGGTGACGCGATCGCCGCGCTGCTCACCCGGATCGGTGCGCACTCCAGCGTGCTGTCCTGGGAGGAGCGCCGGGTCCGCCGCGAGGTCCGGGCGACGGCGAACCGGCTGGCGAACTTCGACGACGCGAACCTGCGCCGGTCCGCCCGGGCCGCGGTCGCGGCCGCCGCCCGGGTCACCCGTGCGTTGGAGATTCTCTCCGAGGACGCGCCCAACCACCTGACCTCCGCCGGGCACCTGCGGTTGCAGCACCGGCAGGCGTCGCTGGAGGAACTGGGCGCGCTGGCTGACCCGCCGCTGACCAAGGACGCGATCGCCGGGCGGATCCGCCGGCTGCTCGCGCTCGCCGACAAACGGGCGCGTGACCTGGGGATACCGGACACCGAAGCGGCCGTGACGCCGGAGATGCTCGCCTGCTGA
- a CDS encoding gluconeogenesis factor YvcK family protein codes for MSVLPPAGRADSGSPAVKVVAFGGGHGLGASLRALRRIRPELHLELTAVVTVGDNGGSSGRLRAERGILPPGDLRQALAALAAEDETSARTAALLQHRFTAAGFGDEDPLTGHAVGNLLLCGLMELFGDPVAALDHAAGLVRAQGRVLPMSTHGVQLEADVRGVDPDRPDEISTVHGQHEVAVTRGTVQQVRLLPKDPPACPEALAAVAEADWLIFGPGSWYTSVIPHLLVPELAAAILASPARRLVLLNLAAEKETLGLSVADHLAALAWYLPGLTADVVLADPAAVGDPEPVAGAAESLGARLVLAPVAVPDGSPRHDPVTLGTALVPVLEVDR; via the coding sequence GTGAGCGTTCTGCCACCGGCCGGGCGGGCCGACAGCGGCTCGCCGGCCGTCAAGGTCGTCGCGTTCGGCGGCGGTCACGGTCTCGGGGCGTCGCTGCGGGCGCTCCGGCGGATCCGGCCGGAGCTGCACCTCGAGCTGACCGCGGTCGTCACCGTGGGTGACAACGGCGGGTCCAGCGGGCGGCTGCGTGCGGAGCGCGGCATCCTCCCGCCCGGCGATCTGCGCCAGGCGCTCGCCGCGCTCGCCGCGGAGGACGAGACGTCGGCCCGCACCGCCGCGCTGCTCCAGCACCGGTTCACCGCGGCCGGCTTCGGCGACGAGGACCCGCTCACCGGCCACGCGGTCGGCAACCTGCTGCTCTGCGGCCTGATGGAACTGTTCGGCGACCCGGTCGCGGCGCTCGACCACGCGGCCGGACTGGTCCGCGCGCAGGGCCGGGTGCTGCCGATGTCCACGCACGGCGTGCAGCTGGAGGCGGACGTGCGCGGCGTCGACCCGGACCGGCCGGACGAGATCAGCACCGTGCACGGCCAGCACGAGGTCGCGGTCACCCGCGGCACCGTGCAGCAGGTCCGGCTGTTGCCCAAGGACCCGCCGGCCTGCCCGGAGGCGCTCGCGGCCGTGGCCGAGGCGGACTGGCTGATCTTCGGGCCGGGCAGCTGGTACACCAGCGTCATCCCGCACCTGCTGGTGCCGGAGCTGGCCGCGGCGATCCTGGCCAGCCCGGCCCGGCGGCTGGTGCTGCTCAACCTCGCGGCGGAGAAGGAGACGCTCGGGCTCTCCGTCGCCGACCACCTGGCCGCGCTCGCCTGGTACCTGCCGGGACTGACCGCGGACGTGGTCCTCGCGGATCCCGCGGCGGTCGGTGACCCCGAACCGGTCGCGGGTGCGGCAGAATCGCTGGGTGCCCGGCTGGTGCTGGCTCCCGTCGCGGTGCCGGACGGCAGCCCGCGGCATGATCCGGTCACACTCGGCACCGCGCTGGTGCCGGTGCTGGAAGTCGATCGTTAA